Proteins encoded by one window of Danaus plexippus chromosome Z, MEX_DaPlex, whole genome shotgun sequence:
- the LOC116778112 gene encoding tubulin polymerization-promoting protein homolog, whose protein sequence is MGEEEPASLDGQFYEFAKMMDKKRDGTTITLYNSDFWFRQCKILDDRKVTMTDTGILFNKFGKSEINWDEWNEFLVDLCELKGLDLEKAQDTLTNCGLPGQTPVVVPQYRDFFLTYKPKEKMLF, encoded by the exons ATGGGAGAGGAGGAGCCAGCCTCACTTGACGGCCAATTCTATGAATTCGCAAAAATGATGGACAAGAAGCGAGATGGTACTACAATCACACTTTATAATTCCGACTTCTGGTTTAGGCAGTGCAAAATTCTAGATGACAGAAAGGTCACGATGACTGACACAGgcatcttatttaataaatttgg TAAGTCTGAAATAAATTGGGATGAATGGAACGAATTCTTAGTGGATCTATGTGAGCTGAAGGGACTGGATTTAGAAAAAGCACAGGATACTTTAACAAACTGCGGCCTTCCCGGTCAAACTCCAGTTGTCGTTCCACAGTACAGAGACTTCTTTCTTACTTACAAACCTAAGGAAAAAATgcttttctaa
- the LOC116778111 gene encoding PDF receptor, which translates to MAQDKLQLGQDKIITLKNLEVTNLKECIERYLGVLNNGTSYCNVTFDSYLCWPPTEPGTVVRQPCPRVRLSDPSQYASRRCGILGTWDSRPGRDAGWTNYTSCLPANAQEMVSEIIKHDDKYSIILGTRYMEIVGFIVSFIFLSTSLYILTYFTVLQNTRNKIHMNLFAAMTIQTLSRLVIYLDQLFNVRYGISHTPIVCETCYVIMECTCSAMFAWMLIEGIYIRYLISKKIMKSFDFKIYCWFAWGVTIFFTTVWAFSTKPNHVDDCWFGYNFEPTYWIMQAPRFVVIMINMVTLVLILKRLYSKLYVGDTEIKKLKTSVKVVTILTPLLGIVNILNMIDISIYSPTWKFAVWLYVSHFLRSFQGCFLSLFYCLFNGEVRKTLKRKIQALSFWKYFSWERPANNNSPRVVNHLLSDELMDSVPPPPFFRIDSAGNPTTRLECGCRPRIDVEHPSCSLEAECVIEMNDCCEVLCEDSVPSCCTEQHSARIVVYPEIHAPPPQRRQRSEPVEIIEMIETTV; encoded by the exons ATG GCCCAAGATAAATTACAACTTGGgcaagataaaataataaccttGAAGAACCTTGAAGTAACCAATCTTAAAGAATGCATCGAGCGCTATCTCGGAGTACTAAACAACG gGACATCATACTGTAATGTTACTTTCGACTCGTACCTATGTTGGCCTCCCACTGAACCCGGAACTGTTGTGAGACAACCATGCCCTCGAGTGAGACTCAGTGATCCGTCGC AGTACGCTTCTCGACGGTGTGGAATCCTGGGCACCTGGGATAGTCGCCCGGGCAGAGATGCCGGCTGGACCAATTACACCAGCTGTCTTCCGGCTAATGCTCAGGAGATGGTGTCTGAAATCATCAAGCACGAT GACAAATACAGCATTATACTAGGAACCCGCTATATGGAAATAGTAGGATTCATCGTGTCTTTCATTTTTCTATCAACGTCGCTTTACATACTTACATACTTCAC GGTGCTTCAAAACACTCGCAACAAAATCCACATGAACTTATTCGCAGCCATGACAATTCAGACACTAAGCCGTCTGGTGATTTATCTCGACCAACTTTTCAACGTCCGATACGGAATTTCCCACACG CCGATAGTTTGCGAAACATGCTACGTTATTATGGAATGCACCTGCTCGGCAATGTTCGCTTGGATGCTCATTGAAGGCATTTATATACGATATTTGAtctcaaaaaaaatcatgaagTCTTtcgatttcaaaatttattgctGGTTCGCTTGGGGAGTGACAATATTCTTCACTACCGTCTGGGCTTTTTCTACTAAGCCTAACCATGTTGATGA TTGCTGGTTCGGTTACAATTTTGAGCCAACCTACTGGATAATGCAGGCACCCAGATTTGTGGTTATAATG ATAAATATGGTCACATTAGTGCTCATATTAAAgagattatattcaaaattatacgtAGGGgatactgaaattaaaaagctCAA AACTTCGGTGAAGGTGGTCACGATCCTGACGCCACTACTTGGAATCgtcaatattttgaatatgatAGATATATCAATCTATTCACCGACTTGGAAATTTGCTGTCTGGCTTTACGTGTCTCATTTTTTGCGATCATTTCAAGGATGCTTTTTGTCGCTATTCTACTGTCTCTTCAATGGAGag GTGCGCAAGACCCTTAAACGCAAGATACAGGCTCTAAGCTTTTGGAAATACTTCTCATGGGAACGTCCAGCGAATAACAACTCCCCCCGGGTCGTAAACCATCTTCTCTCTGACGAGCTCATGGATAGTGTCCCACCACCACCCTTCTTTCGCATAGA TTCGGCTGGAAATCCGACTACGAGACTTGAATGTGGTTGCAGGCCCAGAATTGATGTTGAACACCCTAGCTGCTCTTTGGAGGCGGAATGCGTTATCGAAATGAATGACTG CTGCGAAGTGCTTTGCGAAGATTCAGTACCCTCATGCTGCACGGAACAACACTCGGCCCGCATTGTGGTATACCCCGAGATTCACGCGCCACCACCACAAAGGAGACAGCGCTCCGAGCCGgttgaaataattgaaatgataGAAACAACAGTTTAA